The following nucleotide sequence is from Microbulbifer sp. A4B17.
TGGCCTCTTCGCCCACTTTTTCTAAAATCTTATTCAGACCCTTACTATGTAAACTGGCCACATAGGATTCGGATGTATCACTGCTATTTTTACGACTTTCCAATACCGCATCGAGCTGTTGCAGCACATCTTTCATAATTGCTTCACTTATAAATGGACTTCGGGTCCTGAATCACCGGCTGATTCACCTGCCACTCTTCATCTTGAAGGAGGTGATAGAAACAACTACTGCGCCCGGTATGACAGGCGATTCCACCTTCCTGCTCGACCAACATTAATACGGTGTCACCGTCACAATCCAGGCGCAATTCACGCACCTTCTGCAGGAAACCAGAGGTTTCTCCCTTGCGCCACAGGCCCTTACGGGATCGGGACCAGTAGACTGCGTAACCCTCACTGGCAGTGAGCGCCAGTGATTCGCGGTTCATCCAGGCCATCATCAACACGCGGCCGCTTTTGAAGTCCTGGGCAATCGCGGGTACCAGGCCATCATTGTTCCAGCTGACCTTATCGAGAAAGCCGACCTTTTCTTGAGTCTGAGTCAATGTCTAACAATCCTTAGAAGTTCCAGTGTAGGCAGAAGCATCCTAGGGCCACAGCAGTAGCACTATCGCAGCAATGCCCAATAACCAACCGGAGGGCGGCAACTGAGTCAGCCATTCCGGTTTACTGACGGCGATGGCGCCTACGCCCAACACAACACCAACGACCCGCCGAATATATTGGCGCAGGCCACGGCGTTGCGAGCCCGCCAGCTGTTCGCCAATTATCTCTAACTGGGGCGCCAGTTCCCGTGACTGCTCAAGTGCTGAGTACACCAGCTGTGGCATCTGCGGGAATTTCTCAAGCCACTCCGGACCGTAGCGCTTTATCTCACCCACAATTGTTTTGGGGTGGATTCGATCACGCATCCAGCGCTCTAAAAATGGATGAGCAGTCTTCCACAGATCCAGCTGCGGATAAAGCTGTCGACCCAAGCCTTCGATATTCAACAGGGTCTTCTGTAACAGTACCAGCTGTGGCTGCACCACCATATCGAAACGGCGTGCTGTCTGGAACAAACTGATCAGAACCCGGGCGAAGGAGATCTCTCCCAGAGGTTTTTCAAAAATAGGCTCGCATACCGAGCGAATGGCGGATTCAAATGCGTTAATTGGCGTATCAGGCCGAACCCAACCACTTTGCACGTGCAGCTCCGCCACCATACGGTAATCGCGGCGAAACATCGCCAGGAGATTGCGCGCCAAATAGTATTGGTCTTCCCGCGTCAGGCTACCGACGATTGCGGTATCAATCGCAATATATTGCGGGCGTTGCGGGTGCTCCCTGGAGACAAAAATGTTGCCCGGGTGCATATCCGCATGGAAGAAGTTGTACTCGAATACCTGCTTAAAGAAGATCTCAACACCGCGCTCAGCCAGCAGCTGCATATTGGTGTCCTGGGCGCGAAGCTGGGCCAGGTCGGTGACGGGGATACCGTCGATGCGCTCCAACACCAGGACATTTTCGCGGGTGTAATCCCAGTGCACTTCGGGGATATACAACAGCGGGGAGTTGGTAAAGTTGCGGCGGAGCTGGGTGCCGTTGGCCGCTTCACGAGTTAGGTCCAATTCACCTTCAATCGTGTGCCGATAGTCCTCAACCACCTCCACCGGGCGCATGCGGCGCCCTTCGGGCACAAAGCGTTCAATTCCACGAGCGATCACCCCCAGGAGCTTCAAGTCTTCCTGGATTACCTCATCAATGCCCGGGCGCAGTACTTTGACGACTACCGATTCGCCGCTCTTTAATTCAGCCGCATGCACCTGTGCAACTGAAGCCGCTGCCAGTGGCTGCTGATCAAATTTGGCGAAGACCTCATCCACCTTGGCACCAAGGGCTTCTTCGATCAGAGCCGTGCACTGGTCACTGGGGAAGGGCGGCACCTTGTCCTGTAAATAATCTAACTGCTCGACAATATCTGGCGGTAGCAGGTCGGGACGAGTGGAGAGAAGTTGGCCGAATTTAACGAAAATGGGGCCCAGCTCTTCCAAGGCTCGGCGCAGCCTTTCGCCCCGTGGCATCTTGGACTGCGGCAGCAACTTCACCGGAAGCAGTAATCCCCGCAACCACAGTGGGCGCTCCTCGGCTGGCAATAATTGATCGAGACGATAGCGCAGAAAAACCCGCGCAATTGTGAGA
It contains:
- the hisI gene encoding phosphoribosyl-AMP cyclohydrolase; its protein translation is MTQTQEKVGFLDKVSWNNDGLVPAIAQDFKSGRVLMMAWMNRESLALTASEGYAVYWSRSRKGLWRKGETSGFLQKVRELRLDCDGDTVLMLVEQEGGIACHTGRSSCFYHLLQDEEWQVNQPVIQDPKSIYK
- the ubiB gene encoding ubiquinone biosynthesis regulatory protein kinase UbiB — encoded protein: MPVRRSLTIARVFLRYRLDQLLPAEERPLWLRGLLLPVKLLPQSKMPRGERLRRALEELGPIFVKFGQLLSTRPDLLPPDIVEQLDYLQDKVPPFPSDQCTALIEEALGAKVDEVFAKFDQQPLAAASVAQVHAAELKSGESVVVKVLRPGIDEVIQEDLKLLGVIARGIERFVPEGRRMRPVEVVEDYRHTIEGELDLTREAANGTQLRRNFTNSPLLYIPEVHWDYTRENVLVLERIDGIPVTDLAQLRAQDTNMQLLAERGVEIFFKQVFEYNFFHADMHPGNIFVSREHPQRPQYIAIDTAIVGSLTREDQYYLARNLLAMFRRDYRMVAELHVQSGWVRPDTPINAFESAIRSVCEPIFEKPLGEISFARVLISLFQTARRFDMVVQPQLVLLQKTLLNIEGLGRQLYPQLDLWKTAHPFLERWMRDRIHPKTIVGEIKRYGPEWLEKFPQMPQLVYSALEQSRELAPQLEIIGEQLAGSQRRGLRQYIRRVVGVVLGVGAIAVSKPEWLTQLPPSGWLLGIAAIVLLLWP